One window of Hydractinia symbiolongicarpus strain clone_291-10 chromosome 3, HSymV2.1, whole genome shotgun sequence genomic DNA carries:
- the LOC130635994 gene encoding AMP deaminase 2-like isoform X1 has translation MAAKHKQTVIDQLDITEVEAQHQSDDISRSPRDKARRKKIFDACFINKSSRPLQRMYSSDFQTTLDTFANDDAFEYNNLTTREESTLFNFPQKPIEQDALRQEEVEIEKRVNKKRKETLGDWISQTSEKKQCEDIDELATELDRKQTPFFQRVNVGEQSAAGVPVEELNQAAQLLCEALYIRAKYMALSLQSFNPITAQSLETVNEEYKLKNFYNRLSEDHLDSPREKLRHYSSLLYAKKTRLVCTENTTNTIPLTNTNRHRLYGTAHAYIANHVCEAMCVLHENEHLLPDGTVWRPFECEVPGDSGYMFELVDGVFQVTGCKREVNGELNTNTKTETVVHPYPCIEEFMEDQKVLLALSTHGPVKSFTFRRLQYLQSKFQLHCLLNENKELAAQKEIPHRDFYNVRKVDTHIHASSAMNQKHLLRFIKKKVKAHGDDVVDMVDGKPVTLSDMFKELNLNPYDLSVDKLDMHADHNTFHRFDKFNAKYNPIGKSKLRDIFMKTDNYMGGRYFAEMIKEVMSDLEESKYQSAELRISIYGRKMDEWDKLAKWAVDHDVSSYNVRWLIQIPRLYDVYYTNNQIENFEQVIDNIFRPLFEVSVNPSSHPHLHRFLRQVIGFDSVDDESKAELFSFTKHSPLPKDWNNEHNPPYAYYLYYMYSNLVVLNHLRRERGLNIFTLRPHCGEAGPVNHLVTSFMLGENISHGLLLRKVPALQYLYFLAQIGVAMSPLSNNSLFLNYHRNPLPDFLARGLLISLSTDDPLQFHFTKEPLMEEYSIAAQVWKLSPTDMCELTRNSVYMCGFEHKVKQHWLGDNYMVGGHDGNDITKTNVPDIRASYRYETLVDELHILSLAAKDALNTNSGTKSKR, from the exons atggCTGCCAAACATAAACAAACTGTGATTGATCAGCTAGATATAACTGAAGTAGAAGCCCAGCATCAATCAGATGATATCAGTAGGTCTCCGCGAGACAAAGCAAGAAGGAAAAAGATATTTGATGCATGTTTTATCAATAAAAGTTCCAGACCGTTACAAAGAATGTATTCGTCCGACTTTCAGACTACCTTAGATACATTTGCAAATGATGATGCTTTTGAATACAATAACTTAACAACTAGAGAAGAAAGCACTCTGTTTAATTTCCCCCAAAAACCTATCGAACAAGATGCGCTACGTCAGGAGGAAGTTGAGATAGAAAAACgcgttaacaaaaaaagaaaggagACATTAGGAGACTGGATAAGTCAAACATCTGAGAAAAAGCAATGTGAGGATATAGATGAACTGGCTACAGAGTTAGACAGAAAGCAAACACCATTCTTTCAAAGAGTTAATGTAGGTGAACAGAGTGCTGCTGGG GTACCAGTTGAGGAGCTTAACCAAGCGGCACAACTTCTATGTGAAGCATTATACATCCGGGCTAAGTATATGGCACTAAGCTTACAAAGTTTTAATCCTATCACAGCACAATCCTTGGAAACAGTTAACGAAGAATATAAATTAAAGAATTTTTACAACAGACTTTCTGAAGACCATTTAGATTCACCTAGAG AAAAACTGAGACACTACTCATCCTTACTATACGCAAAAAAGACTCGACTTGTTTGTACAGAAAACACAACTAACACAATACCACTGACCAATACTAATCGACACCGTTTATATGGTACAGCACATGCGTACATTGCTAACCATGTTTGTGAAG CCATGTGTGTTCTTCATGAGAATGAACATTTATTGCCAGATGGCACTGTTTGGCGCCCTTTTGAATGTGAAGTCCCTGGTGACAGTGGCTATATGTTTGAGCTTGTTGATGGAGTGTTCCAAGTAACTGGCTGCAAAAGAGAGGTTAATGGTGAACTAAATACAAATACCAAAACTGAAACAGTTGTTCATCCATATCCATGTATTGAAGAATTTATGGAAGATCAGAAGGTTTTGTTGGCATTGTCAACTCATGGACCAGT GAAGTCGTTTACATTTCGACGATTGCAATATTTACAGTCCAAATTTCAGTTGCATTGTCTACTAAATGAAAACAAAGAACTTGCAGCACAAAAAGAAATTCCTCATCGTGATTTCTACAATGTTCGAAAA GTTGACACTCATATACATGCATCATCTGCTATGAACCAGAAACATCTTCTTcgatttataaaaaagaaagtgaAAGCTCATGGAGATGATGTTGTGGATATGGTGGACGGGAAACCTGTCACACTTTCAGAC ATGTTCAAAGAATTAAATTTGAATCCGTATGATTTAAGTGTGGACAAATTAGACATGCACGCA GATCACAATACATTTCACAGATTTGATAAGTTTAATGCAAAATATAATCCAATCG GTAAAAGCAAACTACGTGATATTTTCATGAAAACTGATAACTATATGGGAGGACGATATTTTGCTGAGATGATCAAG GAAGTGATGTCAGATTTGGAGGAAAGTAAATACCAGAGTGCTGAGCTAAGAATCTCCATATATGGCAGAAAGATGGATGAGTGGGATAAACTTGCTAAATGGGCTGTGGATCATGATGTTTCGTCATATAATGTGCGATGGTTGATCCAAATACCCAGGCTGTA tgATGTGTACTATACAAACAACCAAATTGAAAACTTTGAACAGGTGATAGATAATATATTTCGTCCACTGTTTGAAGTGTCAGTGAATCCGTCGTCGCATCCGCATTTACATCGTTTCTTGAGACAG GTCATAGGCTTCGATAGTGTTGATGATGAGAGCAAGGCCGAGCTGTTTTCGTTTACGAAGCATTCTCCATTACCTAAAGATTGGAACAACGAACACAATCCACCCTACGCGTATTATCTTTATTACATGTACTCAAATTTAGTTGTGTTGAACCATTTGCGAAG GGAGAGAGGATTAAATATTTTCACACTGCGTCCTCATTGTGGTGAAGCTGGACCTGTGAATCATCTGGTCACGTCCTTCATGCTGGGTGAAAATATATCTCATGGGTTGTTACTTAGAAAG GTTCCCGCCCTGCAGTATTTGTATTTCTTGGCGCAAATAGGTGTCGCTATGTCACCGCTAAGCAACAATAGCTTATTTTTAAACTACCATCGAAACCCGTTACCAGACTTCTTGGCACGCGGGTTGTTGATCTCCTTATCCACAGATGATCCATTGCAATTTCACTTCACAAAG GAACCTTTGATGGAAGAATACAGTATCGCTGCGCAAGTGTGGAAACTCTCGCCCACTGATATGTGCGAGTTGACGAGAAATAGCGTGTATATGTGTGGTTTTGAACATAAG gtgaAACAACATTGGCTTGGTGATAACTACATGGTTGGTGGGCATGATGGAAATGACATCACGAAAACCAACGTTCCAGACATCCGGGCTTCGTACCGTTACGAAACACTGGTAGACGAGTTACACATTCTTTCTTTAGCTGCTAAAGATGCTTTAAATACGAACTCTGGAACGAAGTCGAAACGTTGA
- the LOC130635994 gene encoding AMP deaminase 2-like isoform X2, with product MAAKHKQTVIDQLDITEVEAQHQSDDISRSPRDKARRKKIFDACFINKSSRPLQRMYSSDFQTTLDTFANDDAFEYNNLTTREESTLFNFPQKPIEQDALRQEEVEIEKRVNKKRKETLGDWISQTSEKKQCEDIDELATELDRKQTPFFQRVNVGEQSAAGVPVEELNQAAQLLCEALYIRAKYMALSLQSFNPITAQSLETVNEEYKLKNFYNRLSEDHLDSPRAMCVLHENEHLLPDGTVWRPFECEVPGDSGYMFELVDGVFQVTGCKREVNGELNTNTKTETVVHPYPCIEEFMEDQKVLLALSTHGPVKSFTFRRLQYLQSKFQLHCLLNENKELAAQKEIPHRDFYNVRKVDTHIHASSAMNQKHLLRFIKKKVKAHGDDVVDMVDGKPVTLSDMFKELNLNPYDLSVDKLDMHADHNTFHRFDKFNAKYNPIGKSKLRDIFMKTDNYMGGRYFAEMIKEVMSDLEESKYQSAELRISIYGRKMDEWDKLAKWAVDHDVSSYNVRWLIQIPRLYDVYYTNNQIENFEQVIDNIFRPLFEVSVNPSSHPHLHRFLRQVIGFDSVDDESKAELFSFTKHSPLPKDWNNEHNPPYAYYLYYMYSNLVVLNHLRRERGLNIFTLRPHCGEAGPVNHLVTSFMLGENISHGLLLRKVPALQYLYFLAQIGVAMSPLSNNSLFLNYHRNPLPDFLARGLLISLSTDDPLQFHFTKEPLMEEYSIAAQVWKLSPTDMCELTRNSVYMCGFEHKVKQHWLGDNYMVGGHDGNDITKTNVPDIRASYRYETLVDELHILSLAAKDALNTNSGTKSKR from the exons atggCTGCCAAACATAAACAAACTGTGATTGATCAGCTAGATATAACTGAAGTAGAAGCCCAGCATCAATCAGATGATATCAGTAGGTCTCCGCGAGACAAAGCAAGAAGGAAAAAGATATTTGATGCATGTTTTATCAATAAAAGTTCCAGACCGTTACAAAGAATGTATTCGTCCGACTTTCAGACTACCTTAGATACATTTGCAAATGATGATGCTTTTGAATACAATAACTTAACAACTAGAGAAGAAAGCACTCTGTTTAATTTCCCCCAAAAACCTATCGAACAAGATGCGCTACGTCAGGAGGAAGTTGAGATAGAAAAACgcgttaacaaaaaaagaaaggagACATTAGGAGACTGGATAAGTCAAACATCTGAGAAAAAGCAATGTGAGGATATAGATGAACTGGCTACAGAGTTAGACAGAAAGCAAACACCATTCTTTCAAAGAGTTAATGTAGGTGAACAGAGTGCTGCTGGG GTACCAGTTGAGGAGCTTAACCAAGCGGCACAACTTCTATGTGAAGCATTATACATCCGGGCTAAGTATATGGCACTAAGCTTACAAAGTTTTAATCCTATCACAGCACAATCCTTGGAAACAGTTAACGAAGAATATAAATTAAAGAATTTTTACAACAGACTTTCTGAAGACCATTTAGATTCACCTAGAG CCATGTGTGTTCTTCATGAGAATGAACATTTATTGCCAGATGGCACTGTTTGGCGCCCTTTTGAATGTGAAGTCCCTGGTGACAGTGGCTATATGTTTGAGCTTGTTGATGGAGTGTTCCAAGTAACTGGCTGCAAAAGAGAGGTTAATGGTGAACTAAATACAAATACCAAAACTGAAACAGTTGTTCATCCATATCCATGTATTGAAGAATTTATGGAAGATCAGAAGGTTTTGTTGGCATTGTCAACTCATGGACCAGT GAAGTCGTTTACATTTCGACGATTGCAATATTTACAGTCCAAATTTCAGTTGCATTGTCTACTAAATGAAAACAAAGAACTTGCAGCACAAAAAGAAATTCCTCATCGTGATTTCTACAATGTTCGAAAA GTTGACACTCATATACATGCATCATCTGCTATGAACCAGAAACATCTTCTTcgatttataaaaaagaaagtgaAAGCTCATGGAGATGATGTTGTGGATATGGTGGACGGGAAACCTGTCACACTTTCAGAC ATGTTCAAAGAATTAAATTTGAATCCGTATGATTTAAGTGTGGACAAATTAGACATGCACGCA GATCACAATACATTTCACAGATTTGATAAGTTTAATGCAAAATATAATCCAATCG GTAAAAGCAAACTACGTGATATTTTCATGAAAACTGATAACTATATGGGAGGACGATATTTTGCTGAGATGATCAAG GAAGTGATGTCAGATTTGGAGGAAAGTAAATACCAGAGTGCTGAGCTAAGAATCTCCATATATGGCAGAAAGATGGATGAGTGGGATAAACTTGCTAAATGGGCTGTGGATCATGATGTTTCGTCATATAATGTGCGATGGTTGATCCAAATACCCAGGCTGTA tgATGTGTACTATACAAACAACCAAATTGAAAACTTTGAACAGGTGATAGATAATATATTTCGTCCACTGTTTGAAGTGTCAGTGAATCCGTCGTCGCATCCGCATTTACATCGTTTCTTGAGACAG GTCATAGGCTTCGATAGTGTTGATGATGAGAGCAAGGCCGAGCTGTTTTCGTTTACGAAGCATTCTCCATTACCTAAAGATTGGAACAACGAACACAATCCACCCTACGCGTATTATCTTTATTACATGTACTCAAATTTAGTTGTGTTGAACCATTTGCGAAG GGAGAGAGGATTAAATATTTTCACACTGCGTCCTCATTGTGGTGAAGCTGGACCTGTGAATCATCTGGTCACGTCCTTCATGCTGGGTGAAAATATATCTCATGGGTTGTTACTTAGAAAG GTTCCCGCCCTGCAGTATTTGTATTTCTTGGCGCAAATAGGTGTCGCTATGTCACCGCTAAGCAACAATAGCTTATTTTTAAACTACCATCGAAACCCGTTACCAGACTTCTTGGCACGCGGGTTGTTGATCTCCTTATCCACAGATGATCCATTGCAATTTCACTTCACAAAG GAACCTTTGATGGAAGAATACAGTATCGCTGCGCAAGTGTGGAAACTCTCGCCCACTGATATGTGCGAGTTGACGAGAAATAGCGTGTATATGTGTGGTTTTGAACATAAG gtgaAACAACATTGGCTTGGTGATAACTACATGGTTGGTGGGCATGATGGAAATGACATCACGAAAACCAACGTTCCAGACATCCGGGCTTCGTACCGTTACGAAACACTGGTAGACGAGTTACACATTCTTTCTTTAGCTGCTAAAGATGCTTTAAATACGAACTCTGGAACGAAGTCGAAACGTTGA